The sequence CCCGTGGAAAACCGAGTCCGCGTAGGCGTACACGTTCTCGCCGTACATGCTCCATGAGTAGCCGGCTCGCGTGATGCGGTCGCCGGGCGAGGAACCGTCCGTTCCGGTGTGGCCCTGGAACTCGTTCAGGGCCATGTCGAGGCTGTGTTCTCGTGCGGCCTGGAGGAGGGCGGCGCTCATGGCCAGGGGCGGCACCGGTGGAAGGGCGGCAATGGCACTCTGCATTTGGGCCAGGTCCACCTGAAACCATGAGTAGGCCGAGAGCACCCGGGGGTCAGTGGTGGTGGCCAGCCGCACCGCCTCCCCGGCGGGATCGAGCCGCGCACGGTTGATGAACTCCAGATAAAGCTGCTCCTCGTCGGTGGGTTGGCCGATGGACCAGAGCGATGCGCCGGGGGGCGGATTGTTTTGGGCGCGGGGGACGGAAGGGGCGGTTGCGTACTGGATCGGCGGCGCGGGTGGCGGCGCCTGGGGAAGCGGAGGTTGGGCGTGGAGGCGGCCGAGCCCGCAAACCGCGCAGGCGGTCAGGGTGAGCCGGACCAGGCCGGGCGCCCGACTCGGCGTCGGACCGGGGAAGGAGGCCCCGGCCTGACGGTCGGAGAGGACGCGCGATGCTGCGCCTGTAGAAGGTCCCGGAGACCCCGGCGGGCGCGTCAGTGCGGAATGGGCCGTCATGACCCGAGCATAATTCGCGGGCGCTCGAGGTGCAAACGTTGCAGCCGGGCGGAACGCGAGTGGTTAATCTTTCAAGCCGCGGAGGTCCACCTCCCACGCCTCGGCGGTTTTGAGCATTTCATCCCAGGTGACTTCGGCGCGCCGGTAGGCGGCGGTGCGGCCGAGAATGGCGGTGAGATTGCTGCGGACGCTGGGGGCCACGGTGGGGTTGCTGGCGTCGCCCTGCCGGATGGCCTGGTAGAATGTGGCGATGTTGTTCACGGCGCCCTCCGTGTACAAATTCCCCAGCTCGCCGCCGTTGTAGATGTCGTCCTCCGCCCGCACCATGACACGGCCGAAGTAGTGGGTGTCGGCGTAGCCCTTGAACCCGTAGACGCGGCACATGATGTCGTCGATGCCCGCCCCGACCTGTTTGGAGATGAAGTTGACGAGGAGATCCCCGGGGAAGCGGAACACGCAGGAGAAATGGTCCCAGCAATCGCCGAGGAAATCGCGTTTTCGGCCGCCGCTGCCCCAGACGCTCACCGGCGCCGCGTCGAGAAACCACGTGGCCACGTCGAGCGCATGGATGTTTTGTTCCACGATGACATCGCCGCTGAGCTTGCGGTCCACACCCCAGGCACGAAGCCGGACCTCGGGGTTGGCGGGGTCGGTGCGTAACAGCCGGTCCATATGCCGCCAGATGGGCCCGCAGAGGTAACTGGCCTCGCCGTTGATGAGCGGGCCGATCATCCCCTGTTGGACGCGACGCACGGCTTCCTGGTAGGCGGGATGCGCCCGGGTTTGAAAATCCACCAGAAAACAGAGTTTGCGTTCGGTGGCGCGGCGGGCGGCCTCCTGAACCTGCAGGCAACCGGGCACGTCCACGGCCACAGGTTTGGCCAGGAAAACGTGTTTGCCCGCCTCGACGCTGTCCCGGGCCTGTGCGGGGTGGAAATACGGCGGGGTCTCGATCACCACCGCGTCCACGGGCTGTTCCAGCAGGCGCAGGTAACCTTTCAGGCCGGTGAAGCGGGCTCCGGCGGGG is a genomic window of Limisphaera ngatamarikiensis containing:
- a CDS encoding Gfo/Idh/MocA family protein gives rise to the protein MNRHIHPHPDPGRVRPASHANRSESPANPEAPDTGHTFMTRRRFLATGAAAAGLVLLKPEQVRGTAAQETVTLGLIGCGNRGQWIADLFQKHGRYRVTAVADYFADRADEAGRKFGVPAGARFTGLKGYLRLLEQPVDAVVIETPPYFHPAQARDSVEAGKHVFLAKPVAVDVPGCLQVQEAARRATERKLCFLVDFQTRAHPAYQEAVRRVQQGMIGPLINGEASYLCGPIWRHMDRLLRTDPANPEVRLRAWGVDRKLSGDVIVEQNIHALDVATWFLDAAPVSVWGSGGRKRDFLGDCWDHFSCVFRFPGDLLVNFISKQVGAGIDDIMCRVYGFKGYADTHYFGRVMVRAEDDIYNGGELGNLYTEGAVNNIATFYQAIRQGDASNPTVAPSVRSNLTAILGRTAAYRRAEVTWDEMLKTAEAWEVDLRGLKD